The genomic interval GATCCAGCGGCGGGCGGGAAACGAGCACGACGTTGTCCGGCTCGCCCGGGCGCAGGAACGTGAGCTCAGGAGCTGGCTGTTCCAGGACCCGGGTAAGGAGGCGGGCCAGCTTTCGGACCGCATCAAGGCAGTGGGTGCCGAGGTGGAAGACTCGCTCGGCAACGCCGTGGAGGTGGTGAGCGTCGGGGACACAGCCATGACCGAATCCCATGAAGCCCTGGTCCAGGCCAGCCGTGAGGCGATGCTCAATGCGTCCCGGCACGGCGGCGGGACCGTCTCTGTCTACCTCGAAGTTTCCGATGGTCGGACGGAAATCTTCATCAAGGACAGGGGGCCGGGCTTCGACCTGCAGGAGGTGCCCGAAGACCGTCTTGGTGTCCGCGAATCGATCATCGGACGCATGAAACGCCACGGCGGGTCGGCCTCCATCACCAGCACGCCCAACGGCACTGAGGTGCGGCTGGGAATGCCGGCGCTCCAAACGGAAAACGCGGAAGGGAAATCATGAACAACGCACAGGGGACCGGCATGCAGGGGACCGGGCCCATCCGCCCCGCAACGCCGGTCAGGGTGGTCATCGTGGACGACCACGCCATCTTCCGCTCGGGACTCAAAGCCGACCTCTCGGAGAGCATCCAGGTAGTGGGGGAAGCGGCAACGGTTGAGCAGGCCATCGCCGTGATCGCGCAGGAGCGTCCGGAAGTGGTGCTCCTGGACGTACACCTGCCGGGTGGCCTGGGCGGCGGCGGCCGGGAAGTCATCGCGGGTTCCGCGGCACTGCTGGCCACCACCAAGTTCCTGGCCCTGAGCGTCTCCGACGCCGCCGAGGACGTGGTGTCAGTCATCCGCGCCGGTGCCCGGGGGTATGTCACCAAAACGATTTCCGGGGCCGAGATCACCGACGCCGTGTTCCGAGTCGCCGGCGGCGACGCTGTGTTCTCGCCCCGGCTCGCGGGCTTCGTGCTGGACGCCTTCGGCACCGCTCCGGCCGATATTGCCGACGACGAGCTGGACAGGCTGTCTGCCCGCGAACTCGAAGTGATGCGGCTGATCGCGCGCGGCTACAGCTACAAGGAGGTGGCCAAGGAGCTGTTCATCAGCATCAAAACCGTGGAAACCCACGTGTCGGCGGTGCTGCGCAAGCTCCAGCTCTCCAGCCGGCACGAGCTGACCAAGTGGGCCGCCGAACGCCGCCTCCTCTAACCCAAAGATGCTCTATCACTTTTGGTCCCCATAAGGCTGGCAAAGTCAAGTAGTCGGAGCAACGCTCTGATTGATGGAGCGTTTTCATGGCCAGATCATTTCCTCCGAATACCCGCACCGAGTTCGTTGACATGGTGTGTGGCGGGATGTCGATTGTCGCTGCCGCGCGGCGTGTCGGAGTCACGCATGGGGCTGGGAGGAACTGGTGGGCCCAGTCTGGCCACATGATGACTGTGAACATGGGCGCTGTTGGGGGTCTTTCGGATCCGGCACCGACGGCGGACGGTCCGGGTGGCCGGGCGTTGAACTTGGCTGATCGGGGGATGATCCAGATGGGTCGGCGGAAGGGACTCAGCTATGCCGACATTGGTGAGGCGATTGGTCGGGACAAGTCGGTGGTCTGGCGGGAGGTGAACCGGAACGCCAGCGCGGACGGGGTGTATTACGCCTCGGTCGCCCATACGAGGGCGCATCAGGCCAGGCGCCGGCCCAAGGCGTTGAAGCTGGTCGAGGACGAGGATCTGTGCCGGCTGATCGGCGTGTGGATGGATGACGGGTGGAGTCCGAAACTGATCTCGGCGATGTTGGCGTTTTACTTCGCCGGTGATCACACTATGCAGGTGAGCCACGAGACGATCTACCAGGCGCTGTATGTTCAATCCCGCGGAAGTCTGCGGGCAGATCTGGCCGAGAAGCTCAGCCTGAAGCGGAAGCAGCGCGTTCCCCACGCCGCGGACCGGCACAAGAACAGC from Pseudarthrobacter sp. SSS035 carries:
- a CDS encoding response regulator transcription factor; this translates as MNNAQGTGMQGTGPIRPATPVRVVIVDDHAIFRSGLKADLSESIQVVGEAATVEQAIAVIAQERPEVVLLDVHLPGGLGGGGREVIAGSAALLATTKFLALSVSDAAEDVVSVIRAGARGYVTKTISGAEITDAVFRVAGGDAVFSPRLAGFVLDAFGTAPADIADDELDRLSARELEVMRLIARGYSYKEVAKELFISIKTVETHVSAVLRKLQLSSRHELTKWAAERRLL
- a CDS encoding IS30 family transposase is translated as MARSFPPNTRTEFVDMVCGGMSIVAAARRVGVTHGAGRNWWAQSGHMMTVNMGAVGGLSDPAPTADGPGGRALNLADRGMIQMGRRKGLSYADIGEAIGRDKSVVWREVNRNASADGVYYASVAHTRAHQARRRPKALKLVEDEDLCRLIGVWMDDGWSPKLISAMLAFYFAGDHTMQVSHETIYQALYVQSRGSLRADLAEKLSLKRKQRVPHAADRHKNSPYKEAFKISARPAEVQDRAVPGHWEGDLIIGCDGTAIGTLVERSTRFTILLHLAGDHTAETVAAAMIREMGQLPDHLRRSITWDRGTELAEYAQIQTALETTLYFCDPHSPWQRGTNENTNRLLRFWFEKGSDLSVHTPEDLRRVAAKLNRRPRPTLNLETPANRLNQLLHAA